CCGCCGCTACCGTAGCGCAAGCTGACCCGTCGGTCCACGTCGCGCCGCTCCTCGACGCGATCGACGACCTGGTCGCGATGTACGTCGTCATGGGCGCCGCCGAGCGCACGGCCGTCGCGCTGTGGGTGGCCCACTGCTTCGTGCTCGACGCCTTCGACGTGAGCCCGTACCTGAACGTCCGCAGCGCGGAGAAACGCTCGGGCAAGACGCGACTCCTCGAAGTGCTCGGCGAGCTGGTGCCGCGCCGCTGGCATGCGATCCAGCCGACCGAGGCCGTGCTGTTTCGGAAGATCGAGCGCGACACGCCGACGCTCCTGCTCGACGAGGTGGACGCGATCTTCAAGGGCCCGGCGTCGGAGCGCACGGAGGGGCTGCGCGCGGTGCTCAACAGCGGGTATCGCCGCGGCGTTACGGTCGATCGGTGCGTCGGCAAGGACAAGGACCGGCTCGCGTCGTTCCACACGTTCTGTCCGAAGGTGCTCGCCGGCATCGGCACGTTGCCCGACACGGTGGCCGATCGGTCCATCCCGATCGTCCTGTCCCGCCGCAAGAAGGGCGAGGCCGTCGCCCGGTTCCGCCTGCGGGACGTGACGCCCCAGGGCGCCGCCATCCACACGGCGCTGGAGGCGTGGGCGGCGACGGCCGTGGAGCCCTTGCGGGCGATGATGGGCAACGTCGTCATGCCGGAGGTGCTGGGCGACCGCGCCGCCGAGGTGTGGGAGCCGCTGGTGGCCGTCGCCGAGCTGGCCGGCGGGGACTGGCCGAGTCGGGCGCGGGCGGCGGCCGTGGACCTCAACGGCGCGGCGCCGGACGTCGAGTCGACTGGCGTCCAGCTCCTCGCCGCCGTCGCGGCGATCTTCGCGGCGCGGAAGACCGATCGCCTGTTCAGCGTCGAGTTGTTGGACGGGCTGATCGGGCGGGAGGGCGAGCCCTGGGGCTCGTGGTGGGGCCAGGACGTGGACCGCCGGAACATCCGCGGGCCGGGGTACAAGCTGTCGAGGTTGCTCAAGCCCTACGACATCGCCCCCAAGTCCATTCGGGTGGGGACGGAGCACGGTTCGGGCTACGAGCGAACGCAGTTCAGCGACGCCTTCGCTCGATATCTCGCAGAACGATCTGACAACGTGACAACCGTTGTGCCGCAAGGGTTTGAGGCGTCAGGACTTGGTGCGGGCGGAAACCACGTCCTGACGCATGAAGTGCAAGGGGCTCTAGGCTTGTCAGGTCGTCAGGTCGTTGAGACGGTTTCTACGGGATCGGCGACGGAAACGCCGTGCCGCGAGCCCGGGGAGGAAGGCTGATGCCCTACTTCGATGCGCTCGCACTGGGCGCCATCCATGAATCCGGCCACGCCGTGGCCGACATCGTCCTCGGCGTCCCGCTTGAGTTCGTGTGCCTGGACGACGATGGCACCGGTCTCACGCGAGCCTGGTACGAGCATCGCCGTCGAGAAGACGACTACCTGCACGCCGCCGACGATGGCGCCCGACTGACCGACGAGGTGGCGCACTTCCTCCGGCGCGAGGTCGTCCGACGGCTCTGCGGTGGCGTCGCTGAACACGTCGCCACGAAGCGCCGATTCCGCCACTACGGTGACGCTGGCGACGACAACGACTTTCTCGGCGCCCTGCCCGCCGTGCGCGTCCTTACGGGGCGGCCCTCGAACGTGGCGCAGATCCGCCAATGGCAGTGGGCCACGGGGCGGCCCCAGCAGCTTGTCCTTGAGTGCTTCGAGTGGCTCGAATTCGAGCGGGCCAGGCGGCGCGGCCGAACCGTTCTTCGCCGGCACTGGTCTGCTGTGGAGCGGGTCGCTGCGGCCTTGCGCCGCCACCGGCTCTTGCGTGGCGACACGGTGCGAGACCTCGTCAACGAGGCCGCCAAGCTGCGCGCCCCGACGGCGCAACCCCCAAGCCGGCACGATGCCCGCGTGACACGTGCCCGGTCAAATGTTGTGAGGAGGAGGCCGCGATGAGTGCCGATCTTGAAGCCCTGAAGGCGAACCCGGAGCTGGTCGACCGGCTCGACGCCGCGTGCTTGCCCAGCGTGCTCGATCGGGCCAGCGCCGAGCACGGGCGGCTGGCGGTGCTGGAACGCGCGGTGCACCGGCGGCTGCGCAGCGTTCAGGCAACCGCCGCGCTGGCCGGCGATGACGACGAGCTGCTCGACGACACCGCGGTGGCGCGCTTGCTGAGCGTCCCGACGAGCCACGTCGCGGACCTGCGGCGGCGCGGGGACCTGCGGGAGACGCCCGTGGGCGGGAAGTACAAGCGCGTGCGGCGCGGCGACCTCCGCGACTTCGTGCAGCGCCAGGGTGCGGCCGGGCGGGTCGCGCGATGACGAGGGACAACCCGATGACCGCCAGGGGCGAGGCCCGACGCCCGTTCCTGGCCCAACCGCGCCGGACTCGGCGCAGCAAGGGGAGGTGACGGCATGGCCGTCTACAAGAGCACGGCCCCACGGCGGCGAAAGAAGCCGTGGGTCCACGACGTGACGGAGGTGCTGGCCGACGGTACGAAGCGGCGGCACCAACGGTTCTACGCGACGGAGGACGACGCCTGCGCGGCCGACGCGCGCTGGCGGAAGGGGGTCCGGCACGGGCCGGTGGCCGTCTCGCGCGCCATCACGTTCGCCGACTACGTGACCTTGCTCACGCAGCGGCACCAGGGACAGCCGCGCACCATCGAGTCCTTCGCGACGACGTGTGCGCTGCATCTGCTGCCGACCTTCGCGCGCCGACGGCTCGTCGACATCACGCGGGCCGACGCGAAGGCGCTGCTCGCGACCAAGAAGGCCGAACCCGTGTGGCGCCGCGTCCACGGGAAGCTCGTCCTCGACGCCGAAGGGCAGCCGATCGCACAGCGGGCGAAGCGGGCGGGGGCCTCGGTGCGGATCATGTACTCGGTCCTGCGCTACGTCGGCAGCGAGGCCGTCGAGGACGGGCTGCTCGACCACAACCCCTTCGCGAAGCTCGGGCGCCGCCTGAAACTGGAGATCGAGACGAAGGCGCGGCAGCACGCGATCAAGAAGCGGGCGATGACGGCCGGCCAGCTTCGGCGCTTCCTGGCCGGCGCGCAGCAGTGGACCCCGCGGTTCTACCCGCTCTTCCTGTTCCTGGCCCGCACGGGGCTGCGCATCGGCGAAGCGCTGGCGCTGCGGGTGCACGACGTGGCGCCGGACTTCCGCGCGGTGCACGTCGAGCGCGAGCTATCCGACGGGCGGATCAAAGCCCCGAAGACGCCGAGCAGCGTGCGCGACGTCCAGGTGACGGCGCAGGCGGCGGCCGTGCTGCGCCGGTCGATCGAGACGCAGCGCAAGGCCGACAAGCTCGCCCACGGCTGGCGGCGGCTGCCCGAGTGGGTGTTCTACGCCGAGACCGAGCCGCCGGAGTGCACGCTACTGCCGGACGAGACGTTCAATCCGGCAGGGACGCTCGACCCGCACAACGTCCGGCGCGTGATGCGGCGCGTGCTCCGGGCACTGCATCGGCAGGACGCGGAGGCCGGCGTGTCCCCGGACGCGCGGTTCCCGGTGCACTTCTCGCCGCACTCGTGCAGGCATTCGTTCGCGTCGTTGAACGTTCAGGCGGGTAAGAGCCTGGAGTGGGTGCAGCGGCAGCTCGGGCACGAAGACTTCGCGCTGACCGTGAACTGCTACGGGAGCTGGTTGCCGGCCCAGACCGGCGACGCCAGCGACGTGCTCGACGACGCCGATTGGCAGGACGCGGAGCACGGCTAAGCGATGCTCCCAGGGCCGCGGCAGATCCTGACCGATTCATTAGACACGCCGCCGGTCCCATTTCTTTGTGACCTGTTTGTGACCTGAGGCCGGACGGGGACTCCTAAGCCGACGCGTGGGGCGCGAAATCGTTACAGATTCAGCATGCCCCCGGCAGGAATCGAACCTGCGACCCCCTGCTTAGGAGGCAGGTGCTCTATCCACTGAGCTACGAGGGCGCGCCGCGCTTAAATCGCAGGCTGGTCGGGGGGTCAAACCCGGTCAGTGGAGGATGCCGGGGACCTGGAGCTGGAAGCGGGGGATCGTGGCCTGGAAGACGCGGCCGCCGGACTCGTGCATCTCGTAGCTACCTTCCATGGTGCCGAAGGGGGTCGGGATGACGGCGCCGCTGGTGTAGCGGTGCTCCTCGCCGCGATCGAGGATCGGCTGCTGGCCGACGACCCCGGGGCCCTCGACCTCCTGCACAGCGCCGTTGCCGTCGGTGATGACCCAGTGGCGGCGGCGGAGCTGTACCCGGGGGGCGTCCTCGTTCGCGATCGTCACCGTATACGAGAACGCATACGTATTCTCTCCCGGGTCGGAACGCTCGGGGAGGTACGTCGATTCGACGGTCACACGGACGCCGTGTGTGACGGCGGAAGGCATGGGCGGTGCTTCCTACCAGCCGCAGCGACCGGGTCAACCCGCGCGGAGCGCATGGCAGCGAATCCGATTCCCGTCTACGAATATGGCATTGCCCTTGCTGAAGGGGAAGCAGATCGCATGAGCATACTGGTGGTCGAAGACAATCCGCTGAGTGCGACGGTGCTCGAAACCCATCTGTCCAGGCAGGGTTGGGACGTCCTACATGCGGCGGACGGGCGCGCCGCGCTCGAGGTCCTGGAGCGCGCGCCGGACGTCGAACTTTTGATCACCGACATTCAGATGCCGCAGCTCGACGGCCTTGAGCTCATCACGCTGATTCGCGCGCGGGCGGAGTGGAAGACCTTGCCCATCCTGGTGGCGACCGCCCGCGCGAGCGCGGAGCTGGTGACGCGGGTGGCGATGCTCGGGGTACGGCACATGGCGGTGAAGCCGTTCAACGTTCCCCAAATCGTTCAGCAGGTCCGGGAGGTACTCCGCACGGAGGCGCCTACCTTGCGGCCTCGCCAGCAGGTCCAGGTCGCCCTGGGAGTGGACGAGACGGCCTATCGCGGCCTGCTGCGCGGCTTCGCCGACCTCGTCGCCGGTCGCCTCGTCGAGCTCGAGGCGGCCCTCGCCGGCGGCCCGGCCTCGACGGCCGCGGTCGGTTCCGGCCTCGTCGAGCTGCGCGAGAGCGCGAGCCTGGCGGGGGCGGATCGGGTGGTCGTCGCGATCGACGGCGTGCTGGCGGCGGCGCGCGGGACCTCGGGGGAGACGGCCTCGCTGGGACCGCTCATGCGTGAGCTCCATCGGGTGGGCGTTGCGGTGGGGCGCATCGTCGGACGCCCGCCGGCGGCGGCGCCCGAAGCGCCGGTCGAGCCGGCGGCCGAGCCGGCGATCGACGAGCCCGGCGCCTAGACTGCATCGACCACGCGCGCGCAGTCGCCACGGGCAGCGGCCTGCTCCGCTCGTCCAGGCAAGGGACGGAGCGACACGTCGCCGCGATCCTTGGCGGCGATCGGTCGATCGAGCTAATACGCCGGTGATGGCCGATCTCGTGATCCGCGACGCGCTCCTCGTCGACGGCACCGGCGCCCCGGCGCAGCGCGGCGATCTCGCGATCGACGACGGCCGCATCGCCGCGATGGGCGCGGGCGCCGCTTGCGGCGACCGCGAGCTCGCCGCCGACGGCCTCGTGCTCGCGCCCGGCTTCATCGACCTGCACACGCACTACGACTGCCAGCTTTTCTGGGACGCCACGGCCAGCCCGTCGCCGTGGCACGGCGTCACCACGGTCGTGATCGGCAACTGCGGCTTCACCGTCGCGCCGTGTCGGCCCGAGCACCGCGAGACGCTGATGCGGCTGCTCTCGTTCGTCGAGGGCATGCCCCTCGACACCCTGCGCGCCGGCCTGCCGTGGTCGTGGGACGACTACCCGTCGTACCTCGCGGCGCTCGACGCGCAGGGGGTGGGCGTCAACGTGGCGTCCTTCGTCGGCCATTCGGCCATGCGCGTCGAGGTGATGGGCGCGGACGCCGTGGAGCGTGCCGCCACGCCGGCCGAGTGCGAGGCGATGGCCCGGCTCGTGCGCGAGGCGATGGACGCCGGCGCCATCGGCTGGTCGACGTCGATCTCGCCGACGCACTTCTTCGCCGACGACGGCAAGCCCGCACCGAGCCGCCTGGCCGCCGCCGCCGAGCTCGACGCGATGGCCGGCGCGCTGCGGGCGAGCGGGGGGGGCGTGATCGAGGTCGCGCCGGTGACGACCGTGATGGGGACGACGGAGGAGCGGCTGGCCGAGGTCGCGCGCTTCGCCGACCTCGCCCGTCTGAGCGGCGGCCCGGTGGTCTTCGCGCCGCTGTTCCAGAACCCGTTCGTCGACGGTTACGAGGCGCAATGCCTCGCCGAGGTCGCCCGGCTGCAGGCGGAGGGGACGGCGGTGATTCCGCAGGTCGGCTGCCGGCCGCTCGAGCTGCGCTTCGATTTCGCGACGCCGGGCTTCGGCCTCGACAACAACCCCTTCTGGAAGCCGTTCATGGCGCAGCCGCGCGCCGCGCGCCGCCGCCTCTTCGCCGATCCGGCCTTCCGCGACGAGCTGCGCGCCATGTCGGCGGGCTACAAGATCGCGCTGGCGGCGACGTGGGAGCGGCTCGTGCTGCGACTGCCCGGCTCGGAGCGTACGGGCCGCTGGCAGGATCGCAGCGTCGTCGAGATCGCGGCCCTCCGTGGCGGGGATCCCGTCGACGCCTTCTGCGACACGGTGCTCGACGACGACCTCGAGGGCCAGTGGGGCGCCCTCGTGCTGAACGTCGACGAGGACGTGATGGCGATGATGATGCGCCATCCCGCCGGCGTCATCGCCCTGTCCGACGCCGGCGCGCACATGGACACGCTGTGCGACCAGGGCTTCACCACCTGGCTGCTCGGCCACTGGGTGCGCGAGCGCGGCCGCTTCGGGCTCGAGGAGGCGGTGCGGCTCGTGACCAGCGTCCCGGCCGACCGCTACGGCCTGCGCGCCCGGGGCCGCCTCGCCCCCGGACACGCGGCCGACCTCGTGCTCTTCGACCCGGCCCGCGTCGGGACGCGCAAGACCGAGATGGTGCACGACCTGCCGCAGCGCCAGCGGCGTCTCCTCCAGGGGGCCGACGGCGTCGAGTGGGTCTTCGTCAACGGCATGCCCGTCGTCGAGCGCGGCGTGCCGAACGGCCGCCGGCCGGGGCGCGTGCTCCGCGGCGGCATCTGAGCGGAAGGGGAATCGTCCGTCATGCAGACCGACGCCGAGGCGCGACGGCAGATCGTCGAGATCGCCGGCGACCTGTTCGCGATGGGACACCTCACCCCCACCGGCGGCAACATCAGCGCCCGCGGGACCGACGAGGACAAGCTCTGGATCACACCGAGCCAGCTCTACAAGGGCACGCTCACGGAGGACTCGCTGCTGTGCATCACCGGCGACGGCGCCGTCGTCGCCGGCAGCGGCAAGCCGTCGATCGAGTTCCAGATGCATTGGCAGTCGTACCGCGCGCGGCCGGACTCGTTGGCGGCGGTGCACACCCACAGCCCCGCGGCGACCGCGTTCGGCATCACGAACCAGAGGTTCCCGCCCATCAACACCGACGCGGTCTTCCTCGCCGATACCCAGATCGTCCCCTGGTCGATGCCGGGCTCGAAGGAGCTGGCCGACGCGGTCGAGGAGGCGCTCAAGCTGAGCCGCGGCGCCATCCTCCAGTGTCACGGCCTCATGGCCGTCGGGAAGACCATGCGCGACGCCGCCACGCGCGCGATGATGCTCGAGGAGACGGCGAAGCTGGTGCTCTACTGCAAGCAGTTCGGCGGCGAGCTGGCGCTGCTCCCTGACGAGTGGGTGGAGAACCTGGCCTCGATCGCGAACTTCCTCTAGCCCGTCAGTACACCCCGGCGCCGAGCTTCTTGTGGTCCCAGCTGGCGACGCGCTCGGGGCGGATGCGGATCACGCAGCGCTTCGCGGCCTGGCCGCGCACGGCCTCGCGGAAGCCCTCGGCGGGGCCCTGGGTGTACTTCTCGTTGACGCGCATGAGGACGTCGAGGACCTTCTCGGTATCGGCGTCGATCTCGGCGCGGCCGCGGATCATGAGGCCCTTCAGCTCGGGGTAGGTGCGGCCGCTCTCGATCAGCAGCGCGCAGCGCGGGTCGCGGCGCAGGTTCAGCACCTTCTGCGACTTCTGGAAGGTCGTCATCACCACCGAGCCGTCCGGGTCGACGACGAACCACATCGCCAGCGGGTGCGGGTAGCCGTGCTTGTCGTTGCTGACGAGGATGATGGTGTGCGATTCGGCGAGGTACCGGGTCTGCTCGTCGGGCGTGAGGGCGATCTGGTCGCGTCGGTTCATGCGTTTCGCGTAGTCGAAGCGCCTCTTTTTTTCCACCCGGCGAGCCGCTAGACCCGGCGGCGTGCGCCGGCCGATCTATCAGGGTCGCATCGTCGACCTCGGCATCGAGGACGTCACGCTGCCGAACGGGGCCCGCGTCGCGCTCGAGGTCATCCGGCATCCCGGCGCCTCGGCGGTGGTGGCGGTCGACGCCGCCGACGCCGTCGTCCTGATCCACCAGTACCGCCACGCCGCCGGTGGCTACCTCTGGGAGCTGCCGGCCGGGGTGCTCGACCACGAGGGCGAGGCGCCCGAGTCCTGCGCGGTTCGCGAGCTGCGCGAGGAGACCGGCCTCGTCGCCGGCGAGATGACCCCGCTCGGCAGCATCCTCACCACCCCGGGCTTCACCGATGAGCGCATCCATCTGTTCCTCGCCTTGCACCTGCGCGAGGAGGCGGCCGAGCGGGGCGAGGACGAGGACATCGCCGAGGTGGCGCGCGTCCCGTTCGCCGACGCGCTCGCGCGCGTGCGGCGCGGCGAGATCGTCGACGGCAAGACCATCGCCGGACTCCACCTGGCGGCGGCGCGCCTCGGGATCGGCGCCTGACGATGTACGTCTCCCGCAGCCCGTGGCACCTCGGGATGCCGCACACGATCGCGGGGGCGATGTCGGAGATCGCGCTGCTCGCCCACGTGCAGGATCTCCAATGGAGCGAGATCGGGCGCCTCGTCGGCACACCGGCATCCCGGCTCCGCGACGGCGAGGGACGCGAGGTCTACGCGAGCATCTACTACGTCGAGATCGACGGCCTGCCCGAGGCGGGGCTGCGCGCGTTCGGGCCCGACGACGACCTCGACGTGCTCTCGTCGCTCGGCCGCTTCGGAACGACCATGCTCGAGGTCGACCACCTCCTGGTCTCGCCGGGCACGCCGGCCGCGCCGCTGCCCAGCGCGCCGCGCGTGCGGCTGTCGAACGTGCTCGTGGCGCTCGGCGGCGGGCCCGACGATCTCCGCATCGCCACCCCGGCCAACGCCCGACTGGACGCCATCCCGAGCTTGCCGACCCAGCCCGAGTCGTATCGCGCCACCCGCGAGGCACAGGCGCGGGGCACGTTCGCGCCGCCCCCCACGGACGCGCGACCGCTCGGCATGTCCGGCTTCACCGTCACCCTGCCGATCAACCCCGACCGCGACCTCAACGGCGTCGGCCTGCTCTACTTCGCGAACTACGTCGCCTTCCTCGACGCCGCCGAGCGGGCGGCGCTGCTCGCGAGCGGCACGTACGCTGCCGGGGCGTTGGACGGGCGCGCCACCGTGCGTCGGCGGATCGGCTTCTACGGCAACTGCCGTGCCTCGGACACCCTCGGCGTCGAGGTCGACGCCTACGCCGTCGGACCCCAGCGGCTGCTCGTGCACCACCGGGTGCGCCGGCAGAGCGACGGGCGCCTGATCGCGGTCGCGCAGGCCGAGAAGCAGCTGCGCGCCGGCTGAGGGACGCTCACAGCCGATCGAGGTGTGCGACCAGCGCGCGCACGCTCTCCATGCGGCCGGCACGCAGCTCGGTGCCGTCGAACGGTACGCCGAACTGCTCCTCGACGAAGGTCGCGAGCAGCGTGATCCCCATCGAGTCGAGGATGCGCTCGCTGAGGAGCGGGGTATCGGCGGTCACCGCAGCGGCGCGGTCGCCCGCCAGGTACTGGCGGACGAAGTCGAGGAGCCGGGCCGCGCGCGGATCGTCCATGCGCGGCGGGGATTAACATGGGACCCGCGGCGGGTCGACGTCAGCGCGGCAGCCCGAGGAGCGCGGGGAAGACCTCCGGGAAGCGCGCGAAGGCGGGGCCCTGGAAGTGGAGCAGGATGGGCGTCAGGGCGCCCAGGGCCCACATGAGGACGGTGCGCACGGTGTGCCCCGCGACGCCGCCGTCGGGCGTGGGCGGCAGCGTGACGTGGAGCACGACGCCGAGTCCGTTGATCGCCGCCCAGAGTGCGATCGGCAGCACCTGGACGAGGGTGAAGTCGCCGCTCACGAACGGCAGGCCGGCGATGTGCCACAGGAAGCTCACGGCGAAGGCCGCGGCGATGTTGCGCACCGCGTGACGACGTGCGCCGAGCGGGGCGTACACGTGCTGGACGAGCCAGTTGGTCAGCGTGCCGCGCCATGCCCACCACAGCTCCGACGGGTTCTGGCAGCCGAGGAGGCCGCGGAAGTTGGCGCGCAGCTGGACGCCGAAGAAGAGCGCGACGCCATCGATGAGCGCCCAGCCGCCCATCACGGCGAGCGCCGTACGCAGAAAGAGAGCGATCGCGGTGGGCCAGGCGAGGAGCGGACCGCCGGCGGCGAGGACGTCGTCGACGGAGACCGGGATGGCGAGCGCCAGCCAGGTCTGGGCGGCGCCGAGCGCGACGCGGCGTACGGCCCGGCGCGGATCCGGGGCGGCGTCGCGGGCGAGGTTGCGGCGCGAGAACTCGGCGTACACCTCCGGCGCGCCGAAGAGGCCGAAGGCGCCGGGGTAGAACGTCAGGTAGGCCGCCCAATCGACGAGCCGTCGCGGCGCGCGCACGGCCTCGACGAGGAAGCTCGCCTGGCGCAGCGCCGCGAACGCCAGCAGGCCCTGGACCTGGAGCGCGGCGAAGCCGCCGCTGCCGGTCCGCATCCGGAGGCCCCAGACGTACACCCCGACGAACAGGGCCGCCTGCACCGCGACCAGCACCCAGGGCCGGGACCGCAGCGGTCCGCGCACGAGCAGCGCACCGGCGAGACAGGCGCCGCCGACGCCGAGCACGGCGTGGGCGCCGGCGTACTGGAGGAGCACGCCGAGGCTCACGGCGACGAGCCCGGCCTTGCGGATCCACCCTGGCGCCCCCTCGAGCGCGAGGCCGCCGAAGGCCGCGAGGGCGAGGTGATCCCAGCGCGTGAAGAGGCCTTCGAAGCCGGGGCTCGGGTTGCGCACCAGCCAGGCGGCGAAGCCGACGGCGAGCACGGCGCAGCCGGCGCGCATCGCGAGGCCGACGGCGGCCGAGCGCTCGCCCAGCCGCCGGACCCCGAGCCCGATCCCGGCGAGCACGGCGGCGAGCGCCGCCAGCCCGCCCAGGTCGAGCAGGTGCCCGACCATCGGTGCCGCCGGTGCCGGCACCGGGGCGCGCAGCAGCGGCTCGAGCGCGTCGCGCAGCGGCGCGACGACGTCCTTCAGGAGATCGGAGGAGACGGCCACGGGCGGTGGCCCGTCACTCGGGCGCGGCGACGCCGAGGTGCTCGACGATCAGCTTCTCGAGGCCCGGGGGATCGAGGTACTTCGGGTGTCGCACGATCCGGTCCTTCCAGATGGCGAAGCTCGTGGGCAGCCCCTCGGGCATGATCCGCTGGGCGCGCTCCTGCGCGCCGGGGTGGATCCAGTACGTGTCGTAGTGGATGCC
The genomic region above belongs to bacterium and contains:
- a CDS encoding DUF3631 domain-containing protein, whose amino-acid sequence is MMTAATVAQADPSVHVAPLLDAIDDLVAMYVVMGAAERTAVALWVAHCFVLDAFDVSPYLNVRSAEKRSGKTRLLEVLGELVPRRWHAIQPTEAVLFRKIERDTPTLLLDEVDAIFKGPASERTEGLRAVLNSGYRRGVTVDRCVGKDKDRLASFHTFCPKVLAGIGTLPDTVADRSIPIVLSRRKKGEAVARFRLRDVTPQGAAIHTALEAWAATAVEPLRAMMGNVVMPEVLGDRAAEVWEPLVAVAELAGGDWPSRARAAAVDLNGAAPDVESTGVQLLAAVAAIFAARKTDRLFSVELLDGLIGREGEPWGSWWGQDVDRRNIRGPGYKLSRLLKPYDIAPKSIRVGTEHGSGYERTQFSDAFARYLAERSDNVTTVVPQGFEASGLGAGGNHVLTHEVQGALGLSGRQVVETVSTGSATETPCREPGEEG
- a CDS encoding TIGR03618 family F420-dependent PPOX class oxidoreductase, producing MNRRDQIALTPDEQTRYLAESHTIILVSNDKHGYPHPLAMWFVVDPDGSVVMTTFQKSQKVLNLRRDPRCALLIESGRTYPELKGLMIRGRAEIDADTEKVLDVLMRVNEKYTQGPAEGFREAVRGQAAKRCVIRIRPERVASWDHKKLGAGVY
- a CDS encoding amidohydrolase family protein codes for the protein MADLVIRDALLVDGTGAPAQRGDLAIDDGRIAAMGAGAACGDRELAADGLVLAPGFIDLHTHYDCQLFWDATASPSPWHGVTTVVIGNCGFTVAPCRPEHRETLMRLLSFVEGMPLDTLRAGLPWSWDDYPSYLAALDAQGVGVNVASFVGHSAMRVEVMGADAVERAATPAECEAMARLVREAMDAGAIGWSTSISPTHFFADDGKPAPSRLAAAAELDAMAGALRASGGGVIEVAPVTTVMGTTEERLAEVARFADLARLSGGPVVFAPLFQNPFVDGYEAQCLAEVARLQAEGTAVIPQVGCRPLELRFDFATPGFGLDNNPFWKPFMAQPRAARRRLFADPAFRDELRAMSAGYKIALAATWERLVLRLPGSERTGRWQDRSVVEIAALRGGDPVDAFCDTVLDDDLEGQWGALVLNVDEDVMAMMMRHPAGVIALSDAGAHMDTLCDQGFTTWLLGHWVRERGRFGLEEAVRLVTSVPADRYGLRARGRLAPGHAADLVLFDPARVGTRKTEMVHDLPQRQRRLLQGADGVEWVFVNGMPVVERGVPNGRRPGRVLRGGI
- a CDS encoding class II aldolase/adducin family protein; its protein translation is MQTDAEARRQIVEIAGDLFAMGHLTPTGGNISARGTDEDKLWITPSQLYKGTLTEDSLLCITGDGAVVAGSGKPSIEFQMHWQSYRARPDSLAAVHTHSPAATAFGITNQRFPPINTDAVFLADTQIVPWSMPGSKELADAVEEALKLSRGAILQCHGLMAVGKTMRDAATRAMMLEETAKLVLYCKQFGGELALLPDEWVENLASIANFL
- a CDS encoding response regulator transcription factor, with the translated sequence MAANPIPVYEYGIALAEGEADRMSILVVEDNPLSATVLETHLSRQGWDVLHAADGRAALEVLERAPDVELLITDIQMPQLDGLELITLIRARAEWKTLPILVATARASAELVTRVAMLGVRHMAVKPFNVPQIVQQVREVLRTEAPTLRPRQQVQVALGVDETAYRGLLRGFADLVAGRLVELEAALAGGPASTAAVGSGLVELRESASLAGADRVVVAIDGVLAAARGTSGETASLGPLMRELHRVGVAVGRIVGRPPAAAPEAPVEPAAEPAIDEPGA
- a CDS encoding acyl carrier protein, encoding MDDPRAARLLDFVRQYLAGDRAAAVTADTPLLSERILDSMGITLLATFVEEQFGVPFDGTELRAGRMESVRALVAHLDRL
- a CDS encoding helix-turn-helix domain-containing protein, whose amino-acid sequence is MSADLEALKANPELVDRLDAACLPSVLDRASAEHGRLAVLERAVHRRLRSVQATAALAGDDDELLDDTAVARLLSVPTSHVADLRRRGDLRETPVGGKYKRVRRGDLRDFVQRQGAAGRVAR
- a CDS encoding site-specific integrase; translation: MAVYKSTAPRRRKKPWVHDVTEVLADGTKRRHQRFYATEDDACAADARWRKGVRHGPVAVSRAITFADYVTLLTQRHQGQPRTIESFATTCALHLLPTFARRRLVDITRADAKALLATKKAEPVWRRVHGKLVLDAEGQPIAQRAKRAGASVRIMYSVLRYVGSEAVEDGLLDHNPFAKLGRRLKLEIETKARQHAIKKRAMTAGQLRRFLAGAQQWTPRFYPLFLFLARTGLRIGEALALRVHDVAPDFRAVHVERELSDGRIKAPKTPSSVRDVQVTAQAAAVLRRSIETQRKADKLAHGWRRLPEWVFYAETEPPECTLLPDETFNPAGTLDPHNVRRVMRRVLRALHRQDAEAGVSPDARFPVHFSPHSCRHSFASLNVQAGKSLEWVQRQLGHEDFALTVNCYGSWLPAQTGDASDVLDDADWQDAEHG
- the apaG gene encoding Co2+/Mg2+ efflux protein ApaG; protein product: MPSAVTHGVRVTVESTYLPERSDPGENTYAFSYTVTIANEDAPRVQLRRRHWVITDGNGAVQEVEGPGVVGQQPILDRGEEHRYTSGAVIPTPFGTMEGSYEMHESGGRVFQATIPRFQLQVPGILH
- a CDS encoding NUDIX hydrolase; this encodes MRRPIYQGRIVDLGIEDVTLPNGARVALEVIRHPGASAVVAVDAADAVVLIHQYRHAAGGYLWELPAGVLDHEGEAPESCAVRELREETGLVAGEMTPLGSILTTPGFTDERIHLFLALHLREEAAERGEDEDIAEVARVPFADALARVRRGEIVDGKTIAGLHLAAARLGIGA